Genomic window (Paraburkholderia phenazinium):
TTCGATCGCGATCGCGTCCTGTTTCGGCTTGAGGCCCGCCTGCATCGCATAGTTGGTGTTGATCGCGGCAGCATCCACGTCGCCGAGCGAGCGCGGAATCTGTGCGGCGTCGAGTTCGACGATCTTCAGCTTCTTCGGGTTGTCGACGATGTCGAGCGGCGTGGCCTTCAGGCCAGCGTCGGCGCGCAGCTTCAGCAAGCCTTCCTTCTGCAGCAGCAACAAGGCGCGGCCGCCGTTGGTCGGATCGTTCGGCACGGCGATCTTCGCGCTAGGCTGCAGTTCGGCGAGCGACTTGATCTTCTTCGAGTAAATGCCCATCGGGAAGGTCACCGTGTCCGCGACCCTGATCAGCTTGTAGCCGCGATCCTTCACCTGCGCCTCGAGGTAGGGGTCGTGCTGATAGCTGTTGGCATCCAGATCGCCACTGGCGAGCGCCGCGTTCGGCTGCACGTAGTCCGCAAATTCGACGATCTTGATGTTCAGACCGTTCTTCGCGGCGACACCCTTCACGACTTCCATCAGTTCCGCGTGCGGACCGCCGGTGACGCCGACCTTGATGGTGTCGTCGGCATAAGCCGCTGTGTTTGCGGCGAAGAGCGCTGCGGCGCCGAGAGCAGCCGCTACCTGCAGAATGAAACGACGTTGCATGACTGACCTTCTCCAATTCTCATCAAACGGGTTCCGATAACCCTTGTTCTAGTTGCGACGCCCTGTCTGCCGCTGAAGGGCGTCTTACTTGTGGCTCAGGCGACGCACGAGCCAATCCCCAAACGACTGCACCAGTTGCACGAACACGATCAGGATCGCCACGACCGTCCACATCACGTCCGGCTCGTAGCGTTGATAGCCATAGCGGATGCCCAGGTC
Coding sequences:
- a CDS encoding MetQ/NlpA family ABC transporter substrate-binding protein, translating into MQRRFILQVAAALGAAALFAANTAAYADDTIKVGVTGGPHAELMEVVKGVAAKNGLNIKIVEFADYVQPNAALASGDLDANSYQHDPYLEAQVKDRGYKLIRVADTVTFPMGIYSKKIKSLAELQPSAKIAVPNDPTNGGRALLLLQKEGLLKLRADAGLKATPLDIVDNPKKLKIVELDAAQIPRSLGDVDAAAINTNYAMQAGLKPKQDAIAIEDPKGPYVNIIAIREADRNKPWVAKLIAAYHSPEVKQYIDTKYGGAVIAAW